The Gymnodinialimonas sp. 57CJ19 genome includes a window with the following:
- a CDS encoding VOC family protein, translated as MSDTAQNSACWFEIAVSDLDAAKAFYGAVLQKNLTTDTAGPNPIAMLPFNDDTPGIGGHLYPGKPSRDGATIHLIVSDSLDAARERVISAGGSVESPDVQIPPGQFFYARDLDGNSIGLFKANA; from the coding sequence ATGTCTGACACCGCTCAAAACTCCGCCTGTTGGTTTGAAATCGCCGTAAGCGACCTGGACGCCGCCAAAGCCTTCTACGGCGCCGTTCTCCAAAAAAACCTCACCACCGACACCGCAGGCCCAAACCCGATTGCCATGCTCCCCTTCAACGATGACACGCCCGGCATCGGCGGTCACCTCTACCCCGGCAAACCCTCCCGCGATGGCGCCACGATCCACCTCATCGTCTCCGATAGCCTCGATGCCGCCCGTGAACGCGTGATCTCCGCCGGCGGCTCGGTCGAAAGCCCCGATGTGCAAATCCCTCCGGGCCAATTCTTCTACGCCCGTGACCTCGACGGGAACTCCATCGGCTTGTTCAAAGCCAACGCCTAA